In one window of Thermus aquaticus DNA:
- a CDS encoding DNA topoisomerase subunit B translates to MSYDASAIKVLKGLEGVRHRPAMYIGGTGVEGYHHLFKEILDNAVDEALAGYATEIITTLNPDGSLTVEDNGRGIPVDLMPEEGKPAVEVIYTTLHSGGKFESGAYKVSGGLHGVGASVVNALSEWTVVEVFRDGKHHRIAFSRGEVTEPLQVVGPAPKGKTGTRVTFKPDPEIFGNLTFDPSKIRARLKEVSFLVAGLRLVFKDLIHGREEVFQDKGGVASFAKALAEGEELLYEKPFLIRGQEGEVEVEVGFIHTKGYTTEILTYANMIPTRDGGTHLTAFKAAYSRALNQYAKKAGLNKEKGPQPTGDDLLEGLYAVVSVKLPQPQFEGQTKGKLLNPEAGAAVGQVVYEKLSEILEENPRIAKTVYEKALRAAQAREAARKARELVRRQNPLESDDLPGKLADCQTENPEEAELFIVEGDSAGGSAKQGRDRRFQAILPLRGKILNVEKAGLSKALKNAEVRAMVAAIGAGLSGTGEEAHFDLEGLRYHKIIIMTDADVDGSHIRTLLLTFFYRYMRPLIERGHVYIAQPPLYRLQVGKKVEYLYSDEELAQRLKELEGKSYEVQRFKGLGEMNPEQLWETTMNPEKRVLKRVELQDALEASELFEKLMGQEVAPRREFIEEHARYAQIDV, encoded by the coding sequence GTGAGCTACGACGCATCCGCCATCAAGGTTCTGAAGGGGCTAGAAGGGGTGCGCCACCGCCCCGCCATGTACATCGGCGGTACGGGGGTGGAGGGCTACCACCACCTCTTCAAGGAGATCCTGGACAACGCCGTGGACGAGGCCCTGGCGGGCTACGCCACGGAGATCATCACCACCCTGAACCCAGACGGCTCCCTCACCGTGGAGGACAACGGCCGCGGCATCCCCGTGGACCTGATGCCCGAGGAGGGGAAGCCCGCCGTGGAGGTCATCTACACCACCCTGCACTCGGGGGGCAAGTTTGAGAGCGGGGCCTACAAGGTCTCGGGCGGCCTCCACGGCGTGGGGGCCAGCGTGGTCAACGCCCTCTCCGAGTGGACGGTGGTGGAGGTCTTCCGCGACGGCAAGCACCACCGCATCGCCTTCAGCCGGGGGGAGGTCACCGAGCCCCTCCAGGTGGTGGGCCCCGCCCCCAAGGGCAAGACCGGCACCCGGGTCACCTTCAAGCCTGACCCAGAGATCTTCGGGAACCTCACCTTTGACCCCAGCAAGATCCGGGCCCGCCTCAAGGAGGTGAGCTTCCTGGTGGCGGGGCTTAGGCTGGTCTTCAAGGACCTCATCCACGGCAGGGAGGAGGTCTTCCAGGACAAGGGGGGCGTGGCCTCCTTCGCCAAGGCCTTGGCGGAAGGGGAGGAGCTCCTTTACGAGAAGCCCTTCCTCATCCGCGGCCAGGAGGGCGAGGTGGAGGTGGAGGTGGGCTTCATTCACACCAAGGGCTACACCACCGAGATCCTCACCTACGCCAACATGATCCCCACCCGGGACGGGGGGACCCACCTGACCGCCTTCAAGGCCGCCTACAGCCGGGCCCTGAACCAGTACGCCAAGAAGGCGGGCCTCAACAAGGAAAAGGGCCCCCAGCCCACGGGGGACGACCTCCTCGAGGGCCTCTACGCCGTGGTCTCGGTGAAGCTCCCGCAGCCCCAGTTTGAGGGGCAGACCAAGGGAAAGCTCCTGAACCCCGAGGCTGGGGCGGCGGTGGGCCAGGTGGTCTACGAGAAGCTATCGGAGATCCTGGAGGAGAACCCCCGCATCGCCAAGACCGTCTACGAGAAGGCCCTCCGGGCGGCCCAGGCCCGGGAGGCGGCCAGGAAGGCCAGGGAGCTGGTCCGCCGGCAGAACCCCCTGGAGTCCGACGACCTGCCGGGGAAGCTGGCCGACTGCCAGACGGAAAACCCCGAGGAGGCGGAGCTTTTCATCGTGGAGGGGGACTCGGCCGGGGGGAGCGCCAAGCAGGGCCGGGACCGCCGCTTCCAGGCCATTCTGCCCTTGAGGGGCAAGATCCTCAACGTGGAGAAGGCGGGGCTTTCCAAGGCCCTGAAAAACGCCGAGGTGCGGGCCATGGTGGCCGCCATCGGGGCCGGGCTCAGCGGCACCGGGGAGGAGGCCCACTTTGACCTGGAGGGCCTCCGCTACCACAAGATCATCATCATGACCGACGCCGACGTGGACGGGAGCCACATCCGCACCCTGCTCCTCACCTTCTTCTACCGCTACATGCGCCCGCTTATTGAGCGGGGCCACGTCTACATCGCCCAGCCCCCCCTCTACCGCCTGCAGGTGGGGAAGAAGGTGGAGTACCTCTACTCCGACGAGGAGCTTGCGCAAAGGCTCAAGGAGCTGGAGGGCAAGAGCTACGAGGTCCAGCGCTTCAAGGGCCTGGGGGAGATGAACCCCGAGCAGCTTTGGGAGACCACCATGAACCCGGAGAAGCGGGTCCTCAAGCGGGTGGAGCTCCAGGACGCCCTCGAGGCCAGCGAGCTCTTTGAGAAGCTCATGGGCCAGGAGGTGGCCCCCAGGCGGGAGTTCATTGAGGAGCACGCCCGCTACGCCCAGATAGACGTCTGA
- a CDS encoding TaqI family restriction endonuclease — translation MDLESYQQKYRPIKTVEQDLPRELNPLPDLYEHYWKALEDNPSFLGFEEFFDHWWEKRLRPLDEFIRKYFWGCSYAFVRLGLEARLYRTAVSIWTQFHFCYRWNASCELPLEAAPELDAQGIDALIHTSGSSTGIQIKKETYRSEAKSENRFLRKQRGTALIEIPYTLQTPEELEEKAKRARVNGETYRLWAKVAHHLDRLENGFVIFRESYVKSIELFLQKNAPTLSGLIRWDRVAQEALTAP, via the coding sequence TTGGACCTCGAGTCCTACCAGCAAAAGTACCGCCCTATCAAAACGGTTGAACAAGACCTGCCTAGGGAGCTGAACCCGCTTCCGGACCTGTACGAGCATTATTGGAAAGCGCTTGAGGATAACCCTTCCTTCCTGGGCTTCGAAGAGTTCTTTGACCACTGGTGGGAAAAGCGCCTACGGCCCTTGGACGAGTTCATACGCAAATACTTTTGGGGATGCTCCTACGCGTTTGTTCGCTTGGGCCTCGAGGCTAGGCTGTACCGAACAGCCGTTTCCATCTGGACTCAGTTTCACTTCTGCTACCGCTGGAACGCCTCCTGCGAGCTTCCTCTAGAAGCTGCCCCAGAACTCGACGCCCAAGGGATAGACGCGCTGATTCATACAAGCGGGTCCTCAACAGGAATCCAGATCAAAAAGGAAACTTACCGTTCCGAGGCCAAGAGCGAGAACCGCTTTTTAAGGAAGCAAAGAGGCACCGCCCTCATCGAGATTCCCTACACCCTGCAGACACCAGAGGAGCTCGAAGAAAAAGCCAAACGGGCAAGAGTGAACGGAGAAACCTACCGTCTATGGGCCAAGGTTGCACACCATTTGGACCGTCTAGAAAACGGATTCGTCATTTTTCGGGAAAGTTATGTGAAAAGCATTGAGCTTTTTCTCCAGAAAAACGCTCCTACCCTATCTGGGCTCATCCGCTGGGACAGGGTGGCCCAGGAAGCCCTCACCGCCCCGTGA
- a CDS encoding TaqI-like C-terminal specificity domain-containing protein: MGLPPLLSLPSNAAPRSLGRVETPPEVVDFMVSLAEAPRGGRVLEPACAHGPFLRAFREAHGTAYRFVGVEIDPKALDLPPWAEGILADFLLWEPGEAFDLILGNPPYGIVGEASKYPIHVFKAVKDLYKKAFSTWKGKYNLYGAFLEKAVRLLKPGGVLVFVVPATWLVLEDFALLREFLAREGKTSVYYLGEVFPQKKVSAVVIRFQKSGKGLSLWDTQESESGFTPILWAEYPHWEGEIIRFETEETRKLEISGMPLGDLFHIRFAARSPEFKKHPAVRKEPGPGLVPVLTGRNLKPGWVDYEKNHSGLWMPKERAKELRDFYATPHLVVAHTKGTRVVAAWDERAYPWREEFHLLPKEGVRLDPSSLVQWLNSEAMQKHVRTLYRDFVPHLTLRMLERLPVRREYGFHTSPESARNF; encoded by the coding sequence ATGGGCCTGCCACCCCTTCTGTCCTTACCTTCCAACGCCGCCCCCAGGAGCCTGGGCCGGGTGGAGACCCCCCCGGAGGTGGTGGACTTCATGGTCTCCCTGGCCGAGGCGCCCAGGGGGGGAAGGGTGCTGGAGCCCGCCTGCGCCCATGGGCCCTTCCTCCGGGCTTTCCGGGAGGCCCACGGGACGGCCTACCGCTTCGTGGGGGTGGAGATAGACCCAAAAGCCCTGGACCTCCCCCCCTGGGCCGAGGGCATCCTGGCGGACTTCCTCCTCTGGGAGCCGGGGGAGGCCTTTGACCTGATCCTGGGCAATCCGCCTTACGGCATCGTAGGAGAAGCCAGCAAATACCCCATTCACGTCTTCAAAGCGGTCAAGGACCTCTACAAGAAGGCCTTTTCCACCTGGAAGGGCAAGTACAACTTGTACGGGGCCTTTCTTGAAAAGGCCGTTCGCCTTCTTAAGCCTGGTGGGGTCCTCGTCTTTGTAGTCCCGGCCACCTGGCTTGTCCTGGAGGATTTTGCCCTCCTTCGCGAGTTCCTTGCCCGGGAAGGGAAAACATCTGTATACTACCTTGGCGAGGTTTTCCCGCAAAAAAAGGTTAGCGCTGTAGTGATTCGCTTCCAGAAGAGCGGAAAAGGCCTTTCACTTTGGGATACCCAAGAAAGCGAAAGCGGGTTCACGCCCATCCTCTGGGCTGAATATCCACATTGGGAAGGAGAGATTATCCGCTTTGAAACAGAGGAGACGCGGAAGCTGGAAATATCGGGAATGCCACTGGGAGACCTCTTTCATATCCGCTTCGCCGCAAGAAGCCCTGAATTCAAGAAACATCCAGCAGTGAGAAAGGAACCGGGGCCAGGTCTTGTGCCTGTGCTCACAGGAAGAAATTTAAAGCCGGGGTGGGTAGATTACGAGAAAAACCACTCCGGGCTTTGGATGCCCAAGGAAAGGGCCAAGGAGCTCAGGGACTTCTATGCCACGCCCCACCTGGTGGTAGCCCACACCAAGGGGACTAGAGTGGTGGCCGCTTGGGACGAAAGGGCCTACCCCTGGCGGGAGGAGTTCCACCTCCTGCCCAAGGAAGGTGTGAGACTAGACCCCTCGTCCCTGGTGCAGTGGTTAAACTCCGAAGCGATGCAGAAGCACGTCAGGACGCTTTATCGCGACTTCGTGCCCCACCTGACGCTGAGGATGCTAGAAAGGCTTCCTGTAAGGAGGGAATATGGCTTCCACACAAGCCCAGAAAGCGCTCGAAACTTTTGA
- a CDS encoding glycine C-acetyltransferase yields MRPWTRRGVWALDEGVSVNLKARIAEEIARLKAEGLYIRPRVLEAPQEPVTRVAGREVVNLASNNYLGFANHPYLKEKARQYLEKWGAGSGAVRTIAGTFPYHLELEEALARFKGTETALVFQSGFTANQGVLGALLKEGDLVFSDELNHASIIDGLRLTKATRFVYRHADVDHLEELLKAHDTEGLKLIVTDGVFSMDGDIAPLDRIVPLAKKYGAVVYVDDAHGSGVLGERGEGTVHHFGFQKDPDVVQVATLSKAWAVMGGYAAGAMELKELLINKARPLLFSTTHPPAVVGALLGALELIEKEPDRIARLWENTRYFKAELARLGYDTLGSQTPITPVHFGEAPLAFEASRMLLEEGVFAVGIGFPTVPRGKARIRNIVTAAHTVEMLDKALEAYEKVGRRLGIIR; encoded by the coding sequence ATGAGGCCCTGGACAAGGCGGGGGGTTTGGGCGTTAGATGAGGGCGTGAGCGTGAACCTGAAGGCGCGCATCGCGGAGGAGATCGCCAGGCTGAAGGCCGAGGGGCTTTACATCCGTCCCCGGGTCCTCGAGGCCCCCCAGGAGCCCGTGACCCGGGTGGCGGGGCGGGAGGTGGTGAACCTGGCCTCCAACAACTACCTGGGCTTCGCCAACCACCCCTACCTCAAGGAGAAGGCCCGCCAGTACCTGGAAAAGTGGGGAGCGGGAAGCGGGGCGGTGCGCACCATCGCCGGCACCTTCCCCTACCACCTGGAGCTGGAGGAGGCCCTGGCCCGCTTCAAGGGCACGGAGACCGCTTTGGTCTTCCAGTCGGGTTTCACCGCCAATCAGGGGGTCCTGGGGGCCCTCCTCAAGGAGGGGGACCTGGTCTTCTCCGACGAGCTGAACCACGCCAGCATCATCGACGGCCTCCGCCTCACCAAGGCCACCCGGTTTGTGTACCGCCACGCCGACGTGGACCACCTGGAGGAGCTCCTCAAGGCCCACGACACCGAGGGCCTCAAGCTCATCGTCACCGACGGGGTCTTCTCCATGGACGGGGACATCGCCCCCCTGGACCGCATCGTCCCCCTGGCCAAGAAGTACGGGGCGGTGGTCTACGTGGACGACGCCCACGGAAGCGGGGTCCTGGGGGAAAGGGGCGAGGGCACGGTGCACCACTTCGGCTTCCAGAAGGACCCGGACGTGGTCCAGGTGGCCACCCTTTCCAAGGCCTGGGCGGTGATGGGCGGGTACGCCGCCGGGGCCATGGAGCTCAAGGAGCTCCTCATCAACAAGGCCAGGCCCCTCCTCTTCTCCACCACCCACCCCCCGGCGGTGGTGGGGGCCCTCCTGGGCGCCCTGGAGCTCATAGAGAAGGAGCCCGATAGGATCGCCAGGCTCTGGGAGAACACCCGCTACTTCAAGGCCGAGCTGGCCCGGCTGGGCTACGACACCCTGGGGAGCCAGACCCCCATCACCCCGGTCCACTTCGGCGAGGCCCCCCTGGCCTTTGAGGCGAGCCGCATGCTCCTGGAGGAGGGGGTCTTCGCCGTGGGCATCGGCTTCCCCACCGTGCCCCGGGGGAAGGCCAGGATCCGCAACATCGTCACCGCCGCCCACACGGTGGAGATGCTGGACAAGGCCCTCGAGGCCTACGAGAAGGTGGGCCGCAGGCTCGGTATAATCCGCTAA
- a CDS encoding transcriptional regulator: MRSWQVESEKERLELRARLHELLHRLKGEPNTLLPFHQALALRPKGEHHLGLRTIEVDKVVGSMDRYEDFDHTFLPKTPHTLERWKRLRALQLSGVELPPIEVYQVGEAYFVKDGNHRVALAKATGQKYMDAYVIALDVPVPVEPGDTVKDLILKAEYAHFLEKTRLKELVPEAEEICFTTLGRYDLLLDHITTRRYFKGLEEGREVSGEEAVVDWYENLYKPTVEAIRRLGLLKDFPGRTEADLSLWVMDHRHFLAQEGQELSPEEAARSYEERFGPLWKRLGGALKRLLAKA; the protein is encoded by the coding sequence ATGCGGTCTTGGCAGGTGGAGTCGGAGAAGGAGCGCCTGGAGCTTCGGGCCAGGCTCCACGAGCTCCTGCACCGCCTTAAAGGGGAGCCCAACACCCTTTTGCCCTTCCACCAGGCCCTGGCCCTGAGGCCCAAAGGGGAGCACCACCTGGGCCTAAGGACCATAGAGGTGGACAAGGTGGTGGGCTCCATGGACCGCTACGAGGACTTTGACCACACCTTCCTCCCCAAGACCCCCCACACCCTGGAGCGCTGGAAGCGCCTCCGGGCCCTGCAGCTATCGGGGGTGGAGCTTCCCCCCATAGAGGTCTACCAGGTGGGGGAGGCCTACTTCGTCAAGGACGGGAACCACCGGGTGGCCCTGGCCAAGGCCACGGGGCAGAAGTACATGGACGCCTACGTCATCGCCCTGGACGTCCCCGTCCCTGTGGAGCCTGGGGACACCGTGAAGGACCTGATCCTCAAGGCGGAGTACGCCCACTTCCTGGAAAAGACCAGGCTGAAGGAGCTCGTCCCTGAGGCCGAGGAGATCTGCTTCACCACCCTGGGCCGCTACGACCTCCTCCTGGACCACATCACCACCAGGCGGTACTTCAAGGGGCTAGAAGAAGGCCGGGAGGTGTCCGGGGAGGAGGCGGTGGTGGACTGGTACGAGAACCTCTACAAGCCCACGGTGGAGGCCATCCGCCGCCTGGGGCTCCTCAAGGACTTCCCCGGGCGGACGGAGGCGGACCTCTCCCTCTGGGTCATGGACCACCGCCACTTTTTGGCCCAGGAGGGGCAGGAGCTTTCCCCAGAGGAGGCGGCCAGGAGCTACGAGGAGCGGTTCGGGCCCCTCTGGAAGCGGCTTGGGGGGGCGTTGAAGAGGTTGCTAGCAAAAGCTTAG
- a CDS encoding CsgG/HfaB family protein: MVRRSHLGVLAVGLVLAACAPSVTTNVSSGLSENNPYANYTGPRAKVVVASFPCKADKCQGGASPDQVGAAILGKLFGVEVSTSKGDIGAGVADMLTTALINTNHFIVYERSVLDQLQKEASLGNQYQQIQGAEILITGTITAFEPDAGGTRGGGGGLLGGVLGALGGGQKKAYVAVDFRAVDVRTGAIVAAFRVEGEASDTDFGGLLGALVPGAALGGALSQYQKTPMGKALAVMVSRAVDELIKRIPRSYFRYGPDGQPVPQSSL, encoded by the coding sequence ATGGTGCGCAGAAGCCATCTTGGGGTTTTGGCAGTCGGTCTTGTTCTTGCGGCGTGTGCGCCTTCGGTTACGACCAATGTCAGCTCGGGGTTGTCCGAGAATAACCCTTACGCCAACTACACGGGGCCCCGGGCAAAGGTAGTAGTGGCTTCCTTCCCTTGCAAGGCGGATAAATGCCAGGGCGGCGCTAGTCCAGACCAGGTGGGTGCGGCAATTTTAGGCAAGCTTTTTGGTGTGGAGGTATCCACAAGCAAGGGAGATATTGGAGCAGGCGTAGCAGATATGCTGACTACGGCCCTGATTAACACCAACCACTTCATTGTCTACGAGCGTAGCGTCCTGGATCAGCTGCAAAAAGAAGCCAGTTTAGGCAATCAATACCAGCAGATTCAAGGAGCTGAAATCCTTATTACGGGAACCATCACGGCCTTTGAACCCGATGCCGGCGGTACGCGAGGAGGGGGAGGAGGTCTTCTGGGAGGCGTTTTAGGCGCTTTGGGAGGGGGCCAGAAAAAGGCCTACGTAGCGGTGGACTTCCGTGCGGTGGATGTGCGGACGGGAGCTATCGTAGCTGCTTTTAGGGTAGAAGGGGAGGCTTCGGACACAGACTTTGGCGGGTTGCTGGGAGCACTTGTGCCCGGAGCTGCCCTAGGCGGAGCCTTGAGCCAATACCAGAAGACCCCGATGGGTAAGGCTTTGGCGGTAATGGTTTCTAGGGCCGTAGATGAGTTGATCAAGCGCATTCCTCGTTCCTACTTCCGCTACGGCCCCGATGGTCAGCCTGTACCTCAATCCAGTTTGTAG
- a CDS encoding GntR family transcriptional regulator, with product MQATDFRRPNQVREAVYGHLKALLLSGRFAPGERLSEPLLAKELGVSRTPVREALMRLAEEGLLELVPGKGARVRAFTPEEVEEVYRVRALLEGEAAKEAALRARPWELLELEELLRAIDEAPREDYPEQMRRDLEFHRALVRLSGNRTLYRLYEDLLATLALARSAVPMLSQDEATRREHWAILKALKARDSEGAKRAVEAHIYRFRDLVVRRLLEGV from the coding sequence ATGCAGGCCACGGACTTCCGCCGGCCCAACCAGGTGCGCGAGGCGGTCTACGGCCATCTCAAGGCCCTCCTCCTCTCCGGCCGCTTCGCCCCGGGGGAGAGGCTTTCCGAGCCCCTTTTGGCCAAGGAGCTTGGGGTTTCCCGCACCCCCGTGCGCGAGGCCCTTATGCGGCTGGCGGAGGAGGGGCTTTTAGAGCTCGTTCCTGGCAAGGGAGCCAGGGTCAGGGCCTTCACCCCAGAGGAGGTGGAGGAGGTCTACAGGGTGCGGGCCCTTCTGGAGGGGGAAGCGGCCAAGGAGGCGGCCCTTCGGGCCAGGCCCTGGGAGCTTTTGGAGCTGGAGGAGCTTTTGCGGGCCATAGACGAGGCCCCCAGGGAAGACTACCCCGAGCAGATGCGCCGGGACCTGGAGTTCCACCGGGCCCTGGTGCGCCTTTCCGGCAACCGGACCCTCTACCGCCTCTACGAGGACCTCTTGGCTACCCTGGCCCTGGCCCGGAGTGCTGTGCCCATGCTTTCCCAGGACGAGGCCACCCGGCGGGAGCACTGGGCCATCCTAAAGGCCCTGAAGGCCCGGGACTCCGAAGGGGCTAAGAGGGCGGTGGAGGCCCACATCTACCGCTTCCGGGACCTGGTGGTGCGGCGACTTTTGGAGGGAGTATGA
- a CDS encoding proline dehydrogenase, which yields MNLDLAYRSFVLSVAGKKEVERLIKTRARGLVRRYVAGESLEEALKVAEALEGEGVHAILDLLGEMVKTEGEARAFQERILELVRAVALRPWPKYVSLKPSQLGLDLSEGLARELLREVLKEAEPRGVFVRLDMEDSPRVEGTLRLYKAMREEGFSLLGIVLQSYLFRTEKDFFDLLPYRPNLRLVKGAYREPKEVAFWDKRLIDAEYLHLGKLALKEGLYVAFATHDPRLIAEVKRYAEAMGIPKEGFEFQMLYGVRPEAQRRLAQEGYTVRAYVPYGKDWYPYLTRRIAERPENLLLVLRSLLGG from the coding sequence ATGAACCTGGATCTGGCCTATCGCTCCTTCGTCCTCAGCGTGGCAGGGAAAAAAGAGGTGGAGCGCCTCATCAAGACCCGGGCCCGGGGGCTGGTGCGGCGCTACGTGGCGGGGGAGAGCCTGGAGGAGGCCCTGAAGGTGGCGGAGGCCCTCGAGGGGGAGGGTGTCCACGCCATCCTGGACCTCCTGGGGGAGATGGTGAAGACCGAGGGGGAGGCCAGGGCGTTTCAGGAAAGGATCCTGGAGCTGGTGCGGGCCGTGGCCCTTAGGCCCTGGCCCAAGTACGTCTCCCTTAAGCCTTCCCAGCTGGGGCTGGACCTCTCCGAGGGCCTGGCCCGGGAACTCCTAAGGGAAGTCCTCAAGGAGGCTGAGCCCCGGGGGGTCTTCGTCCGCCTGGACATGGAGGACTCCCCCCGGGTGGAGGGCACCCTGCGCCTCTACAAGGCCATGCGGGAGGAGGGGTTTTCCCTTCTCGGAATCGTCCTCCAGAGCTACCTCTTCCGCACGGAGAAGGACTTCTTTGACCTCCTCCCCTACCGCCCCAACCTGCGCCTGGTGAAGGGGGCTTACCGGGAGCCCAAGGAGGTGGCCTTCTGGGACAAGCGCCTCATTGACGCCGAGTACCTGCACCTGGGGAAGCTGGCCCTCAAGGAGGGGCTTTACGTGGCCTTCGCCACCCACGACCCCCGGCTCATCGCCGAGGTGAAGCGCTACGCCGAGGCCATGGGCATCCCCAAGGAGGGCTTTGAGTTCCAGATGCTTTACGGGGTCCGCCCCGAGGCGCAAAGGCGCCTGGCCCAGGAGGGGTACACCGTGCGGGCCTACGTGCCCTACGGGAAGGACTGGTACCCCTACCTGACCCGGCGCATCGCCGAGAGGCCGGAGAACCTGCTTTTGGTGCTGAGGAGCCTCTTAGGAGGCTAG
- the pruA gene encoding L-glutamate gamma-semialdehyde dehydrogenase, whose amino-acid sequence MTVEPFRNQPIETFAGEEARREMREALRRVREEFGRHWPLYIGGAWVDTGERIVSLNPSAPSEVVGTVAKAGKAEAEAALEAAWKAYRTWKDWPQEDRSRLLLKAAAIMKRRRRELEATLVYEIGKNWVEASAEVAEAIDFLEYYARQALKYKYPSVEVVPYPGEDNESFYLPLGAGVVIAPWNFPIAIFTGMIAGPVAVGNTVVAKPAEDTPVIAAKVFEIFHEAGFPPGVVNLVPGEGQEVGAYLVEHPRTRFINFTGSLEVGLWINQAASRLAPGQRWIKRVFLELGGKDAIIVDETADFDLAAEGILVSAYGFQGQKCSAASRLILTEGAYEPVLERVLERARRLTVGPAEENPDLGPVASQAQEAKILSYIEIGKGEGRLVLGGERLEGEGYFIAPTVFTEVPPTARIAQEEIFGPVLSVIRVKDFGEALEVANGTVYGLTGGVYSRKREHLERARREFHVGNLYFNRKITGALVGVQPFGGFNLSGTDTKAGGPDYLLHFLEMKTVAERF is encoded by the coding sequence ATGACGGTAGAACCCTTTCGGAACCAGCCCATAGAGACCTTTGCCGGCGAAGAGGCCAGGCGGGAGATGCGGGAGGCCCTGAGGCGGGTCAGGGAGGAGTTCGGCCGCCACTGGCCCCTCTACATCGGGGGGGCGTGGGTGGACACGGGGGAGAGGATCGTTTCCCTAAACCCCTCCGCCCCCAGCGAGGTGGTGGGGACGGTGGCCAAGGCGGGGAAGGCCGAGGCCGAGGCCGCCCTCGAGGCCGCCTGGAAGGCCTATAGGACCTGGAAGGACTGGCCCCAGGAGGACCGGAGCCGCCTCCTCCTGAAGGCGGCGGCCATCATGAAGAGGAGGCGGCGGGAGCTGGAGGCCACCCTGGTCTACGAGATCGGCAAAAACTGGGTGGAGGCCAGCGCCGAGGTGGCCGAGGCCATAGACTTCCTGGAGTACTACGCCCGCCAGGCCCTCAAGTACAAGTACCCCTCGGTGGAGGTGGTGCCCTACCCCGGGGAGGACAACGAGAGCTTCTACCTGCCCCTGGGGGCCGGGGTGGTCATCGCCCCCTGGAACTTCCCCATCGCCATCTTCACCGGGATGATCGCCGGGCCCGTGGCCGTGGGCAACACCGTGGTGGCCAAGCCCGCCGAGGACACGCCGGTCATCGCCGCCAAGGTCTTTGAGATCTTCCACGAGGCGGGCTTCCCCCCGGGGGTGGTGAACCTGGTCCCCGGCGAGGGGCAGGAGGTGGGGGCCTACCTGGTGGAGCACCCCAGGACCCGGTTCATCAACTTCACGGGGAGCCTCGAGGTGGGCCTCTGGATCAACCAGGCGGCCAGCCGCCTGGCCCCGGGCCAGCGGTGGATCAAGCGGGTCTTTTTGGAGCTAGGCGGCAAGGACGCCATCATCGTGGACGAGACCGCCGACTTTGACCTGGCCGCCGAGGGGATCCTGGTCTCCGCCTACGGCTTCCAGGGGCAGAAGTGCTCGGCCGCAAGCCGCCTCATCCTCACAGAAGGGGCTTACGAGCCCGTTTTGGAGCGGGTTTTGGAGCGGGCCCGGCGCCTCACCGTGGGCCCGGCGGAGGAGAACCCCGACCTGGGCCCCGTGGCCTCCCAGGCCCAGGAGGCGAAGATCCTCTCCTACATTGAGATCGGCAAGGGGGAGGGAAGGCTCGTCCTGGGGGGCGAGCGCCTGGAGGGCGAGGGCTACTTCATTGCCCCCACGGTCTTCACCGAGGTGCCCCCCACGGCCAGGATCGCCCAGGAGGAGATCTTCGGCCCGGTCCTCTCCGTGATCCGGGTAAAGGACTTCGGCGAGGCCCTGGAGGTGGCCAACGGCACCGTCTACGGCCTCACGGGCGGGGTCTACTCCCGTAAGCGGGAGCACCTGGAACGGGCCAGGCGGGAGTTCCACGTGGGGAACCTCTACTTCAACCGCAAGATCACCGGGGCCCTGGTGGGGGTTCAGCCCTTTGGCGGCTTCAACCTCTCCGGCACCGACACCAAGGCCGGCGGCCCCGACTACCTCCTCCACTTCCTGGAGATGAAGACCGTGGCTGAGCGCTTCTAA
- a CDS encoding transposase: GLPGVGPQVAAAVLALLPPHLWGRAKAAASYAGLIPEREESGKSVERSRLSRKGPPLLRRKLFMGALVAVRHDPEMGAFYRRLLSRGKRKKQALVAVAHKLLRRMMGRLREYYAGQSLQGVA; encoded by the coding sequence GGCCTACCCGGGGTGGGGCCCCAGGTGGCGGCGGCGGTGCTGGCCCTCCTGCCCCCGCACCTTTGGGGCCGGGCCAAGGCGGCGGCCTCTTACGCGGGCCTGATCCCCGAGCGGGAGGAGTCGGGGAAGAGCGTGGAGAGGAGTCGGCTCTCCCGAAAGGGGCCTCCTCTTTTGCGAAGGAAGCTTTTCATGGGGGCTTTGGTGGCGGTGCGGCACGACCCGGAGATGGGGGCCTTCTACCGTCGCCTGCTGTCGCGGGGAAAGCGCAAAAAGCAGGCCCTGGTGGCCGTGGCCCACAAGCTTCTTAGGCGGATGATGGGGAGGCTAAGGGAGTACTACGCAGGCCAGTCCCTCCAAGGGGTGGCTTGA